The genomic stretch TCAATTTCAAGAGTCTCCTTTCATCTGTTTTGTTGACTATTAAGCCTAGACCTTCTCCCAAGCTTATAAAAAAACTCCGGTTAAAATTTTGAACAAAGTCAACTGGCTTAGGCAAATGATAAATAGTTTCAGTATCGACATCCATGGCAAAACAAGGGTAATAGTTATCACACCAATACAAGATTCCGGCAATAAAGCGTGGACGAGAATAGGACATATACTTCATCTCCGAGTTACCTTGAAGATTGATAAATCTCCAAGCTTTATCAATGCCTATAGTAAATACCATCACCTGTATTTTCGAACATTGACCTTCATCACGAAGAGTAACCACCACTTTATAATGACCAGAGGAAGTAATTGCAAAACCGATACTTGGGAAGTACTTTTCCAACCCTTGCACGGGAGGCAGATTAATTTTCACTTTAGTCAGAGGATTAATCACACTTAATATTTACGGGTTATTCTTATCTTGAAACAAAACTAACCCGTTAAAGGAACCATAAATTCTGCCAGGAAGCGGTAATGCAAATTCTTTTGAATTGTCTCCCTCAATATAGTAAACTTGAGGTGGATGAAAGGGGGTTTGAACAAGTAGACCGACAGAAGACAATTGACAATGGGCTTTGATGAAACGAGAGTCGTTAAGTATATCGTTCCACTGCTTGCACACATATCTCGCAACCTGATGCAGGAAAGTAGCCGGAACAAGAAGTAGGATGTTGAATATTATATCTCTTAGAAGATACAGAATGCATTTTACGACTTTGTTTCGCTTGCAGGGAATACGTAGTGTAACATTAGCCTTCTCCTGGAAAATCAGAAATTCAATAAGATATGAATCATTAACGTCCCATATCGTCTAATGACACAAGCCATTCAACTTCGATAAACAGTTACACAAATCATTCTTGTTTACAACGGTTGTAAACAAGAATAATTTACAACGGAGGTATAAAACTATAAATCTATCCCAACCAACACTTTTTTTTTATCATCCCTTTGTTATAATTTAATAAGATTGTAAGCAAGACTAATTAAAACAGTTAAGCCGTAAGATTGTTTGTTAATTCAACAATGGGCCCGGGTCACACCTAAACGGGAGAGAAAGAGTCTATATTATAAGTCTAAGACGGATTCACCCTAAAATCAATTGGCAGTAGAGAGAGTAACCAATTGCCTAGAACGAGAAGGAATTGATAGTCAAGGAAACAATTTAACATTGGCATTCGAACCCAGTAATTATTAACTAATAAAAACAAGATGAAAAAACCTGACGAAGTTTCCAGCGAGTGGGATATCGATGACGAGGAAGAACTACTTCAGCCGTTGCCGATGCTCTTCGCCTCTTTCTTATTTTCATATCTATCCCTAGAATTCAAAGGTCACAGGAGTAAGgaatatatatatagaattattgttattattaaattaatgaaaaTATATCTTAAAATGAAAATGGTAGATTCCTAAGATATTTTCATTTCCCTCCTAACTAGTTCAAATTTTAAACTATTTTTTGTTAAGGGGTATTTTAGTCACTATAACTATATAGAGCCTTAGATAATAATGATACTTATATACGGAGTACATATCAATTTTGTTAACCATTTCCTAAAATTTCTTCGCGATTATGAGTTCATCCTGGAAAATTGCATTAAAAATCAATTTGTCTTAAGCAATTAGATATGGTCAGGGACTCCTGTTCCTGTTAGGATATGTTCATGTCATATTCGGaattttgaaaccctaatttacctTTTTAACATGTTTGTTAACGTTTCTTAACTTGAAAACTAATGAAAATGGTAATGTGGCGAATGGCAATAGTTGGCGTGTTTTGGAGCCTAAACAAGTGTACCAGGTTAGCCACCTCGAAGGTAGACCTTATAAATATGATGTTCATCCTCGAAGGTAGACCTAAACAAGTGTACCAGGTTAGATGTAATTTCCAGACGACATATATGAAgcaaatggtgaagaaatcatagCTCGAGCGCAACGCCAATGGTCAAAACCAAGCTGTTGTTTGATAATGttgcatgttttagttatatGACAATATCATTAAGTTTTTAAATTTATGGAGAATAAAAAGACACAGAAATTTTGTTATGCTGTTCTGGTTAGCAATTACTCTGTAATTTGGTATGTTGCAGGAGACGGATTTTATGGTTAAATCGTCTTTCTCAACACACGCATTACAAATTTTGCtctagtctactttggtttgcttGTGGAAATACACAGGAATCTCGTTAATATTTTCTTGTTAGCAATTTCTCAGTAGTTTTATGGTTAAATCGTCTTTCTCAACGCATTACGTTTCAATTTGGTTTGCTTGCATATGGTCGGAACAAAGAGCGATGTTTGATTTTTATCGTACGAGTAGCAGGCTTTATGAAATTTTTAACTATTCACTAAAaccactaaaacttgggagagacggtcttaAATACATTGAAAGCTAAATACTTAATGGACATTTAAAGCTTTATAGATAGATCACAAACAGTTCAAACATTTCCTCAAATACATAATAAAAATGTGTGAAGTAGCCGTCTAAAACAATAAAACCCATAATCATTCTAACATTAGACGAGCCAAGCTCGGATGAACTTAGACGGACTCCCCAATGACAATAATATGGAAAACCGAGAAATCAATGCCATCTCCATTAAACGTATAATTGTTTTGCAATGTATTCGAATACTAAATGAGTCACAAATAACACTTCTTGGGTGAAAGCAATGTGTGTACATGATGAAAAAAAGTCGTTAAACTTTTTTTATGCATGATCGGGAAAAGCACAAAGCTTTGGTCGACCAAATTAAAACGAATCAAAAACATCTCACGCCCGTCAATACCATGGTTAAACCAGAGTATATCATCAATCAACATATAAGGAAAGGAGTTGGTATCTTTAAGGAACAACTCTTTCCTAACCGTGCTATAAGCTGCATTTATATTGATCCCGACCACTTCAGTCCATTCCCCAGATTTTACGTCTGTCAATTTCCAGAGTCTCCTTTCATCTGTTTTGTTGACTATTAAGCCTAGACCTGCTCCCAAGCTTATAAAAAAGCTCCGGTTAAAATTCTGAACAAAGCCAACTGGCTTAGGCAAATGATAAATAGTTTCAGTATCGACATCCATGGCAAAACAAGGGTAATAGTTATCACAccaaaacaagggcaaatgataaATAGTTGTGTCACAATAATGTCTGCTCGAATATATTGTTAAGGTAAGAGTGAATATCTTTTGAATGAGAGTACATATGTAATGTTAAGTGCGTGATTAATGTTCATTTTATGCATTTGCATTATTTGATGAGTTCGATTATTTAAGGTACCTTCAAATGATTTTTGATTTCTAGTTATTTGTATGACTGGATTTTATTTTCCATGCAGATAAATTGATGTTTAGGATATTTGGGTCCAAGACTAGTTAATAAGGCTCAGCCAATGTACTCAACAGAAGTAGATGAGGAGGTATATAGTGTAGAATAATGAGTTGGGATTTCTTTATATCGAATTTGTAAGTTCTTGAAAATACCTTTAATATTTGGGATACTTTGTGCAAATACACTGTATTTCAAAATATATTGTAACTCTATCAAAGTGATAATGTCATAAATTTTGTAATGTTATTATGTATTTTTGATGAGATACTGTCCAAGAAATTGTGAATGGtatgagagaaaaaaaaaaagaaaaaaaaaaatcaaagagaCCATATTTCAATGTCAGTCGGTTTCATTGGAAGAAGCAAAGAAACCATCTGATTGTGAGAAATGGTGTCTTATCTTTAGCTAAGAAACCATTTTTCCCACTCTAGTGCTTTCTTTTCCTGATATTTAAGAAACCATCTAACTATCATCATTGATTTCTAACTTTTTTCAAAGAAACCATTTGTATTTAGATGGTTACTTACCCTAAGAGACCTTTGACCTTGAAACCATCTCAATGTTGGTTTCTTAGGCCAATTTCCAATGGTCTCTTAGCCTTATTTTCTAGTAGTGTCAGTTCAGTTTGTTGGTAACTGGGAGGATGTGTGACATCCGAATTCAATAATATGGAAAAACGAGAAATCAATTCAATCTCCATTAAACGAATAATTGTTTTGCAACGTATTCAAATACTAAAATGAGTCACAAATAACACTTCTTGGGTGAAAGCAATGTGTGTACATGATGAAAAAAAGTCCTGAAACCATATTTATGCTTGATCGGGAAAAGCACAAAGCTTTGATCGACCAAATTAAAACGAATCAAAAACAACTCACGCCCGTCAATACCATGGTTAAACCAGAGCATATCATCAATCAACATATAAGGAAAGGAGTTGGTATCTTTAGGGAACAACTCTTTCCTAAGAGTTCTATAAGCTGCATTTATATTGATCCCGACCACTTCAGTCCACTCCCCAGATTTTACGTCTGTCAATTTCCAGAGTCTCCTTTCATCTGTTTTGTTGACTATTAAGCCTAGACCTGCTCCCAAGCTTATAAAAAAGCTCTGGTTAAAATTCTGAACAAAGTCATCTGGCTTAGGCAAATCATAAATAGTTTCAGTATCGACATCCATGGCATAACAAGGGTAATAGTAATTACACCAATACAACATTCCGGCAATAAAGAGTGGAAGAAAATAGGGTACACGACACTCCATCTTTGAGTTACCTTGAAGATCGATAAATCTCCAAGCTTTATCAATGCCTATAGTAAATACCATCACATGTATTTTCGGATAATGATGTGCATCATGAACAGCCACCACCACTTTATAATGACCACATGAAGTAATTGCAAAGCCAATACATGATAAATATTTCAACCCTTGCACGGGAGGCAGATTCATTCTCGCTTTAGTCAGAGGATTAATCACACTTAATATTTGCGGGTTATTCATATCTTGAAACAAAACTAACCCGTTAAAGGAACCATAAATTCTGCCAGGATACGGAAATGCAAATTCTTTTGAATTGTCTCCCTCAATATAGTAAACTTGAGGTGGGTCTAAGGGGCTTTGAACAAGTAGACCGACAGAAGACAATTGACAATGGGCTTTGATGAAACGAGAGTCGTTAACTATATCATTCCACTGCTTGCACACATATCTTACAACCTGATGCAGGAAAGTAGCCGGAATAAGAAGTAGGATGTTGAATATTATATCTCTTGGAAGATACAGAATGCATTTTACGACTTTGTTTCGCTTGCAGGGAATATCTACTGTAACATTAGCCTTCTCCTACAAAATCAGACATTCAATAAGAAATGAATCATTAACGTCCCATATCGTCTAATGACACAAGCCATCCAACTTCGATAAACagttacacaaattcttgtttaaaaaACTATAAATCAAGATTAATTAAACCAACACTTTTTTTGGTGATAGGATGATACATCCTTCGTTATAATTTACACCGGTTATAAAGCAAGCTTAATTAAAACAGTTAAGCCCGTAAGATTGTTTTTTAAATTCAATAACGGGCCGGGTCACACCCAAATGGAGGAGAAAGAGTATATATTATAAGCCCAGACGGTTACACTCTTAAACCAATTGACAATAGAGGGAGTAATCAATTGCCTAGAACGAGAAGCAAGTGAAAGGGCGTCAGAGTTCGAAAACCCTTCAAGGGAAAAATTTACCATTGGCATTCCATTCCAGTAATtattaactaaaaaaaaaacaagagaaaaaacCTGACGAAGTTTCCAGCGAGTGGGATATCGATGACGATGAGGAACTACTTCAGCCGTTGCCGATGCTCTTGGCCTCTTTCTTATTTCCATATCTTTCCCTAGAATTCAGAGGTAACCTCCGTAAGGAATATAtatagaattattattattattattattaaattaatgaaaaTATATCTTAAAATGAAAATTGTAGATTCCTAAGATATTTTCATTTCCCTCCTAACATTTCAAATTTTAAACTATATAGAGCCATAGAGGAATTAGTTGATGAAGATAATAATGAATTTATATATGTTGGTGATTTAAGTTAATCACCGTATCATTTGAATGCAATCGGGATTTGACCAAAAATCGTAGCGAGTTTAACCGTTATAATATGGATTAGGGAGTGTGGAGTACACGCTCATATAAACGAGTTTGAATGAGCAAATTTAAAGAATAAGTTACAAAGCAAATTATTCGATGAAATCGTAGCACAAAAATGGAAAATTGGCTAACCCCTATCGGGGTTGCTAGCCCCGATCGGGGATTCGGGGCCGTTGTTGCCTAGTGAAATTTTCCAACTTTTGTTTACGTGAAAATTGGaaaaaccacgtccccgatcggggacgttaaccccgatcggggtgagtGTTATTTTTCGGGTTCTATGAACTGTGTTGCATTGTTTCATACTTGTCTTTATGTTCCGTTTGGAAAGTAACTACCTTTCGTTTTCTGATTATTTTGCATTAGTATATATATACTCAAAGTATGCATGAGGAAAGGTTagagaaaataaaaaataaaaactttaTTTTCAGATTTTTGGTATAACAAACAAAACATAAAAAACTTCATAAGTTTTCTCTTGTTTTGCCTTAGAACAAGAGGAAATTTGGTGTATTATCCTAGGAAAGATTTCTTGCAACCCAAAGGCTTAATAGGGTAGAAATACTTTCTAAGGAAAGCGACACATTTCGTGATCATCAAGTTATCCAAGTTCGATTTGTAAATTACCCTACACAAAATTACAACAATATACATATCAATTTTGTTAACCATTTCCTAAAATTTCTAAGACCTTCGTGATTATGAGTTTATCCTGAAAAATTGCATTAAAACTAATTTGTCTTAAGCAATTAGATATGGTCATAGGCATAGCTCATAGGGAATCGTGTAAGGAAATGTTCATGTCATATTCGAaattttgaaaccctaatttacctTTTTAATATGTTTGTTAACATTTCTTAACTTGAAAACTAATGAAAATGGTAATGTGGCGAATGGTAATAGTTGGTGTGTTTAGGAGCCTAAACAAGTGTATTAGGTTAGCCACCTCGAAGGTAGACCTTATAAATTTGATGtttatcatgaaaaataaagGCATAAAAAGCAGAGTCAAAAAAAGAAACATGCGATATCATTCTAAAAATATTACTCCGTGGAATAAGGATGACAGACAAAATGTTACTCCGTAGAAGAAAATTTTCACAAGGGTAATTACATGTTCCATATATAAATaacttaataataaaataatccCAAAACACCCAATAATTCTAGAAAAGAAACATGCCATATCATCTTAAaaatattacaaataaaatttAATAAATTCTAAATTAGTCACGAATAACACTTTTTGGGTGAAAGCAATGTGTGTACATGATGAATAAGATTCTTGAAACCGTATTTACTCTTCATCGGGAAAACCACAAAGCTTTGGTCGACCAGATTAAAACGAATCAGAACATACTCCTTGTCAATATGGTCAATAACATGGTTAAACCAGAACATATCATCAATCAACATAACAGGAAAGGAGTCGATATGTGTAGGAAGCAACGCGTTTCTTACCGTGCTATATGCTACATTTATATTGATCCCGACCACTTCAGTCCACTCCCCAGATTTTACATCTGTCAATTTCCAGAGACTCTTTTTATCTATTGTGTTGCCCTGTATTAAGCCTAGACCTGTTCCCAAGCTTATAAAACAGCTTCGTGAAAATATCTGAACAAAGTCATCTGGCTTAGGAAAATAATAAAAATTTTCAGTATCGACATCCATGGCATAACAAGGGTAACAGATATCACACCAATACAACATTCCGGCAATAAAGCGTGGATGAGAATAGGGTATACACTCCATCTCTGAGTTAACTTGAAAATCGATAAATCTCCAAGCTTTATCAATGCCTAAAGTAAATACCATCACATGTATTTTCGGACAATGATGTGCTTCATGAACAGCCACCACCACTTTATAATGACCACAGGAAGTAATTGCAAAACCGATACACGAGAAATATTTCAACCCTCGCACGGGAGGCAGATTAATTTTCACTTTAGTTAGAGGATTAATCACACTTAATATTTTCAGGTTCTTCAAATCTTGAAACAAAACTAACCCATTAATGGAACCATAAATTCTGCCAGGAAACGGAAATGCAAATTCTGTTGAATCGTCTCCCTCAATATAGTAAACTTGAGGGAAATAACCGAAGGGGTTTTGAACAAGTAGACCGGCAGAAGACAATTGACTATGGACTTGAATGAAATGGGGGTCGTTAACTATATCGTTCCACTGCTTGCACACATATCTCACAACCTGATGCAGGAAAGTAGCCGGAACAAGAAGTAGGATGTTGAATATTATATCTCTTGGAAGATACACAGTGCATTTTACGACTTTCTTTCGCTTGCACGGAACATGTACCGTAACATTAGCCTTGTCCTGCAAAATCAGACATTCAATAAGAATTGAATCATTAACGTCCCATATCGTCTAATCCTGTAAGATTGTTTTACACAAAGATAGTGTAAAATGGATCCAAATATGATTATATTAGTGGGTAAGGGTAGTTAGTAAAATTCGGTTTACAATAAACTTATGCAAGACCGCCTTACACAAGTATTTCTGTTTGACAAGTGTGTTCGCGGCCATATTCAAAGGAAGTCTAATATGTTGTACTATTATGCATCATATTAGGGAATCATATAAAAATTGTAAAAATCAACAATTGAAATTATGTAAAATCTGAACTTCCATGGCTTTGGATTTTGGAATTACGGAGTACAGAACAATCTTAGTACTCTCTTAATTCTATTTGCCTAGAACGAGACGGAATTGATAATCTTATCCGACCTAGTAATTAACTAAAAAAACAAGATGAAAAAACCTGATGTAGTTTCCAGCGAGTGGGATATCGATGACGAGGACGGACTACTTCAGCCGTCGTCGTAGTTGCCGTTGCTCTTGGCCTCTTCCTTAGTTCCATAGCTTTCCCTAGGTTTCAAAGCTCACCACCGTAAGGAATATAtatagaattattattattatatatactccgtattataaGTATAACTAGTGTAGTTCCCGTATATTTATTCACGGTTTTGTTATATGATAATATCAGAGATTACAACAATTAATTTACTTACTCttgttattaaaaaaaaaaattacttactttatttgtaatttaatgataaaatttaggctaatttaacaaaaataacccaactTTTGATATGTCTTCCAGAAATAACCCAAACTTTTAActtaaacaataataatccaacctttttatttttgtcacaaaaatatcccaaaatctcACCTAAATCTTTATATAAAAGTGATATTTTGTAAAATAGTTTCATAAATCTTTATATAAAGTTTATTAACACTAcataaaatcaaataatcaagtagaaaattaaaAAGATCCAAACTTTCATCTTCACCAAACTTTGTATTCATTGAGAAATCACAAACATGGCTATCAACTCTACAAATTTTCGCTAACATTAAAAAGTTTGAAACTTGCAATCTTTTTCAaactatatttttttttcaaaaaattatatatttattttattaattaattttccaTTTATAACTAAGGAAAttataatttttcaaattttttggttATGATTTTTGTAAGTATGATATCGCAAAATAAACTTTATAGCAATATTTATGAAACTATTTTACAAAATATCATTTCTCAATATTAGATAGAAATTAGTTTAGGTgagattttgggatatttttgtgataaaaatacaaaggttggattattattgtttaagttaaaggctctgtttggtaaaactaactgaaaaggtagctgaaatctgaaaaggtagctgaaaactgaaaagttaactgaaacctgaaaagataactgataaggtagctggaaattaggaactgataaggtagctgattatataaaaaaatgtttggcaaactaactaaaAGGGTAACTGACTTTGATTAAATGACGTAAAAGAATATGATAATTACTTAATAGTATAAATTTTAtgggtaaaaacggaaaatcaaaacaaatcaggtacctgaaatctcaaatgctactctaggtagcatttcatttcagttagtttatttggttaaataagttaCTTGCCAAACGCgtacaaaaaaataaggtacctgaaattttggtcaaataagctactttgaccaaatcaggtacctgaaatgtcttgccaaacgAAGCCAAAAGGTTGGGTTATTTCTGGAAGACATAATAAAagttgggttatttttgttaaatttgcctAAAATTTATGATTATTAGAATCAAGTTATTGTTAATTAGCAATTTAGTTTGGAATTTAATATTTATGATCATTTATTAGTAAAAACAGAATTTTAAGGAAATAtttttgggatattctacatggtacccctcaactttttgactttctacgtggtacccctacactttttaaaacatacatggtacccctaattgttggcATTATCATTAAGtgcacccctaaactttattttccgtcaattaaactcagttttaggcgttaggtGATGACTTTGGCGCGTAACGAAGtttgtcatttattatcccacGACAatggactctattaggctcaatatccatctcgatcctaatatttattgatatatatgggctaaaaaaattttgacggaaaatttattgatcccatgc from Silene latifolia isolate original U9 population chromosome 2, ASM4854445v1, whole genome shotgun sequence encodes the following:
- the LOC141641954 gene encoding uncharacterized protein LOC141641954; this encodes MECIPYSHPRFIAGMLYWCDICYPCYAMDVDTENFYYFPKPDDFVQIFSRSCFISLGTGLGLIQGNTIDKKSLWKLTDVKSGEWTEVVGININVAYSTVRNALLPTHIDSFPVMLIDDMFWFNHVIDHIDKEYVLIRFNLVDQSFVVFPMKRKDMEIRKRPRASATAEVVPHRHRYPTRWKLRQEKANVTVDIPCKRNKVVKCILYLPRDIIFNILLLIPATFLHQVVRYVCKQWNDIVNDSRFIKAHCQLSSVGLLVQSPLDPPQVYYIEGDNSKEFAFPYPGRIYGSFNGLVLFQDMNNPQILSVINPLTKARMNLPPVQGLKYLSCIGFAITSCGHYKVVVAVHDAHHYPKIHVMVFTIGIDKAWRFIDLQGNSKMECRVPYFLPLFIAGMLYWCNYYYPCYAMDVDTETIYDLPKPDDFVQNFNQSFFISLGAGLGLIVNKTDERRLWKLTDVKSGEWTEVVGININAAYRTLRKELFPKDTNSFPYMLIDDMLWFNHGIDGRELFLIRFNLVDQSFVLFPIKHKYGFRTFFHHVHTLLSPKKCYL